A genomic segment from Conger conger chromosome 2, fConCon1.1, whole genome shotgun sequence encodes:
- the LOC133121359 gene encoding GTPase IMAP family member 7-like → MEGSADLRIVMLGKTGAGKSSTGNSILGKNVFPTSWAADSNTANCQAETHTVDGRSITVIDTPGYFSTECSDDELKSEIAKCIIECAPGPHAFLIVLPVRRQTPEERKVVEEILRMFGDSVLKHAIVLFTHGKQLSRKSVKTFVERSKHLKELVQKCGDRLHVVDNTEWNDEYNSDDENNSVQIKKLLNTIDQMVRENGGEHYTNELLQALHQAIEKEEEEVMDETEGLSKTTVREMAKRNVMERFLVMVAGIAAGALNGA, encoded by the exons GGTCAGCTGATCTGCGGATTGTCATGTTGGGTAAGACTGGAGCTGGGAAGAGCAGCACAGGCAACAGCATTCTGGGAAAGAATGTGTTCCCAACTTCATGGGCTGCCGACTCTAATACAGCTAACTGTCAGGCTGAAACGCACACCGTCGATGGGAGAAGCATCACTGTGATTGACACACCAGGGTATTTTTCTACTGAATGCTCTGACGATGAGCTGAAATCTGAAATAGCCAAGTGCATTATAGAGTGTGCCCCTGGACCTCACGCCTTTCTGATAGTGCTGCCAGTACGGAGGCAAACTCCAGAAGAGCGGAAAGTGGTGGAAGAAATTCTTAGAATGTTTGGCGACAGTGTTCTGAAGCATGCCATTGTTCTATTTACCCACGGGAAACAGCTTTCACGCAAGTCCGTCAAAACGTTTGTGGAACGCAGCAAACACCTGAAAGAGCTTGTCCAAAAGTGTGGAGACCGGCTTCACGTCGTTGACAACACAGAGTGGAATGACGAATACAACAGCGATGATGAAAACAACAGCGTTCAAATCAAGAAGCTGCTGAACACAATTGATcagatggtgagagagaacGGGGGAGAGCACTATACCAACGAGCTGCTCCAGGCTTTGCATCAAGCCATTgagaaggaagaggaagaagtcATGGACGAAACTGAAGGACTGTCTAAGACCACTGTCAGGGAAATGGCGAAACGGAATGTAATGGAAAGGTTTTTAGTCATGGTAGCAGGCATTGCAGCCGGAGCACT AAACGGGGCGTAA